The following are encoded together in the Caldivirga sp. genome:
- a CDS encoding 50S ribosomal protein L18: MANSGRYKVKFRRRREGKTDYYKRRIMVISGKPRLVVRFSNRYVVAQVIVSAPQGDFTVAEANSRELAKKFGWLGGTGNTPAAYLVGLLVGYRALSKGVKLAILDVGLHRVTKGGRLFAVVKGAVDAGLEVPHDEEILPSDDRLSGEHVAQYASNLRQANPELYKLRFSKYITRGLEPENISKHFEEVKLKIMEKYAKSEAKAEDSQ, translated from the coding sequence ATGGCCAATAGCGGTAGGTATAAGGTTAAGTTCAGGAGGAGGAGGGAGGGTAAGACTGATTACTATAAGAGGAGGATAATGGTAATAAGCGGTAAACCCAGGTTAGTCGTCAGGTTCAGTAACCGCTACGTGGTGGCTCAGGTAATAGTATCAGCACCACAGGGCGACTTCACCGTGGCTGAGGCTAACAGTAGGGAGTTGGCTAAGAAGTTTGGTTGGCTTGGTGGAACCGGGAACACGCCTGCAGCATACCTAGTTGGCTTACTTGTTGGATATAGGGCATTATCGAAGGGTGTTAAGTTAGCCATCCTCGATGTTGGACTCCACAGGGTCACTAAGGGTGGTAGATTATTCGCAGTGGTTAAGGGGGCTGTGGACGCTGGGTTAGAGGTGCCTCATGATGAGGAAATACTACCAAGTGACGATAGGTTAAGTGGGGAACATGTTGCCCAATATGCCTCAAACCTAAGGCAAGCCAACCCAGAACTCTACAAGCTAAGGTTCTCAAAGTACATTACAAGGGGGCTTGAGCCTGAAAACATAAGTAAGCATTTTGAGGAGGTTAAGTTAAAGATAATGGAGAAGTACGCTAAGAGTGAGGCTAAGGCCGAGGACTCGCAGTAG
- a CDS encoding 50S ribosomal protein L19e has translation MDLRETVARLLKVPKSRVVIKQEALEQLEEAITRNDVRSLMKEGLIEVKPKKGNSRSRWRITHEKRKSGRRRGKGSRRGTRKARGAVGKEAWVPRIRRIRRFLNTLKHKGVIDKATWRNLYRMAKGGYFESLAHLRTYMIQNGMVTEDKIKAAFRGGS, from the coding sequence GTGGACCTGAGGGAAACAGTAGCTAGACTACTTAAAGTGCCTAAGTCAAGGGTCGTGATTAAGCAGGAGGCCCTTGAGCAGCTTGAGGAGGCTATAACAAGGAATGATGTGAGGAGCCTAATGAAGGAGGGTTTAATTGAAGTTAAGCCCAAGAAGGGTAATAGTAGGAGTAGGTGGAGGATTACCCATGAGAAGAGGAAGAGCGGTAGGAGGAGAGGTAAGGGGAGCAGGAGGGGTACTAGGAAGGCTAGGGGGGCTGTGGGTAAGGAGGCTTGGGTACCTAGGATTAGGAGGATTAGGAGATTCCTGAACACGCTGAAGCATAAGGGGGTTATTGATAAGGCCACTTGGAGGAACCTGTACAGGATGGCTAAGGGCGGCTACTTTGAGTCCCTTGCCCACTTAAGAACATACATGATTCAGAATGGGATGGTTACTGAGGATAAGATTAAGGCAGCCTTCAGGGGTGGTTCCTAA
- a CDS encoding 50S ribosomal protein L32e, with translation MSSEGQATEAKPEETQQVQEGASEQRVEAKPSEAEAKVEERRPTLLDELSKVNSRKPNIPANVLKLLKLSIRMRRGRYSFIRYYNKEHKIRLEDSPWRRPKGIDNKIRMKKKGYPPIVNVGYRGPRGVRGVHPSGFIEVIVHNPEELSRVNPETQAVRIASTVGVRKRIEIIREAVRRGIRVLNVDKRTREAIREVT, from the coding sequence TTGAGCAGTGAAGGTCAAGCAACCGAGGCTAAGCCTGAGGAGACTCAGCAGGTTCAGGAAGGCGCCAGTGAACAGCGGGTTGAGGCTAAGCCAAGTGAGGCTGAGGCTAAGGTTGAGGAGAGGAGGCCGACTTTGCTTGATGAGTTAAGTAAGGTTAACTCCAGGAAGCCTAACATACCAGCTAATGTGCTTAAGTTGCTTAAATTATCCATAAGGATGCGTAGGGGGAGGTACAGCTTCATTAGGTATTATAATAAGGAGCATAAGATTAGGCTTGAGGATTCGCCCTGGAGGAGACCTAAGGGTATTGATAATAAGATTAGGATGAAGAAGAAGGGTTACCCACCCATTGTTAACGTGGGTTATAGGGGCCCTAGGGGTGTTAGGGGTGTTCACCCAAGTGGGTTCATTGAGGTTATTGTTCATAATCCTGAGGAATTATCAAGGGTTAACCCTGAAACCCAAGCCGTTAGGATAGCGTCCACTGTTGGTGTTAGGAAGAGGATTGAGATAATTAGGGAGGCTGTTAGGAGGGGTATTAGGGTGCTTAATGTTGATAAGAGGACTAGGGAGGCTATAAGGGAGGTGACCTGA